One Prunus dulcis chromosome 8, ALMONDv2, whole genome shotgun sequence DNA window includes the following coding sequences:
- the LOC117638839 gene encoding uncharacterized protein LOC117638839, with amino-acid sequence MKSVHFSHLSPPIRAFNPNNHTSSSSFSSSSITLLQRCKFSSVSLTSTSRPSRSITLCAPNSTKATSSSSSQFESAAAEGIKEASFQVQNDASQSPWNVEVGKPSVPSPSVAKLSLSDQAFFLLAFVACTTSVAFTSLVIAAVPTLFAMGRAAISLSKLADTAREELPSTMAAIRLSGMEISDLTLELNDLSQEIAEGVSKSTQTVQAAGAGIRQIGTLAQQQTMSMIQERASLPIISLQPAVVGAAKKTTRAVGQATRIFMNIISPKDSEKVNEEDVEIDRVEL; translated from the exons ATGAAATCTGTTCATTTCTCGCACCTCTCACCTCCAATTCGTGCCTTCAACCCTAATAATCAtacttcatcatcatctttttcttcttcttcaatcacTCTTCTCCAGCGCTGTAAATTCAGCTCTGTTTCTCTCACCTCCACTTCCAGGCCCTCCCGCTCAATCACGCTTTGCGCTCCCAATTCCACCAAAGCgacgtcgtcgtcgtcgtcccAGTTCGAATCGGCGGCAGCGGAGGGCATAAAGGAGGCTTCTTTTCAGGTTCAAAACGACGCTTCGCAAAGTCCGTGGAATGTGGAAGTCGGAAAACCTAGCGTTCCGTCTCCGTCGGTGGCCAAATTGAGCTTGAGCGACCAGGCTTTCTTCCTCTTGGCCTTCGTCGCCTGCACG ACTTCTGTGGCATTTACGAGCCTTGTAATTGCAGCTGTCCCGACACTATTT GCAATGGGGAGAGCTGCAATATCTCTTTCGAAGCTGGCGGATACAGCTCGTGAAGAACTCCCCAGTACTATGGCTGCCATTAGGCTTTCGGGCATGGAAATAAGTGATCTTACGCTGGAACTGAACGATCTAAG CCAAGAGATTGCTGAGGGGGTCAGCAAATCCACTCAAACTGTTCAAGCAGCAGGAGCTGGAATTAGGCAGATTGGTACACTCGCACAGCAGCAGACTATGT CAATGATACAAGAGAGGGCGAGCCTGCCCATCATCTCTTTGCAACCAGCTGTTGTTGGAGCAGCAAAGAAGACTACTCGTGCTGTTGGCCAAGCCACCAGGATcttcatgaatataatatcTCCAAAGGACTCGGAAAAAGTCAATGAGGAGGACGTTGAAATTGATAGGGTGGAACTTTAA
- the LOC117612220 gene encoding dehydrodolichyl diphosphate synthase 6-like, with protein MEKSNGNKATQIFWSIVSFLRRCLFLVISVRPIPHHIAFIMDGNRRYAKKRKLKEGDGHRVGFLALMSMLKYCYELGVRYVTIYAFSIDNFKRDPEEVKSLMDLMREKIEGLIKEESIVNQYGIKVHFIGNLKLLSEPVRLAAERAMEATANNSRGVLSICIAYTSTDEIVHAVQESCEEKSDEISVMNASGAGYGLLQLGGNEKEERENIVKLTDIEKHMYMTVAPDPDILIRTSGETRLSNFLLWQSAHCYLYSPSVLWPEIGFRHFTWAILSFQRSYFYLDRKRKQS; from the coding sequence ATGGAGAAAAGCAATGGCAATAAAGCAACCCAGATTTTTTGGAGCATAGTTAGTTTCTTGAGGAGATGTCTTTTTCTAGTAATTTCTGTTCGTCCAATACCTCATCACATTGCGTTCATCATGGATGGAAATCGAAGATATGCTAAAAAGCGGAAGTTGAAGGAAGGGGATGGACATAGGGTTGGGTTTTTGGCTCTGATGTCCATGCTCAAGTATTGTTATGAGTTGGGAGTTAGATATGTGACTATATATGCCTTTAGTATTGATAATTTCAAAAGGGACCCTGAAGAAGTTAAATCCTTGATGGACCTGATGCGGGAGAAAATTGAAGGGTTAATCAAGGAAGAAAGCATAGTGAACCAGTATGGAATTAAGGTACACTTTATAGGGAACCTAAAACTCTTGAGTGAACCTGTTAGGTTGGCAGCTGAGAGGGCTATGGAGGCCACTGCCAACAACTCCAGAGGAGTTCTGTCAATATGTATTGCCTACACTTCCACTGATGAGATTGTGCATGCTGTTCAAGAATCGTGCGAAGAAAAATCAGATGAAATTAGTGTAATGAATGCAAGTGGAGCTGGGTATGGTCTACTTCAACTTGGAGGgaatgaaaaggaagaaagggaGAACATTGTAAAATTGACAGATATTGAAAAGCATATGTACATGACTGTTGCACCTGACCCTGATATTCTAATCCGTACTTCTGGCGAGACCCGGTTgagcaattttcttttgtggcaGAGTGCACACTGTTATTTGTACTCTCCATCTGTGCTCTGGCCAGAGATTGGTTTCCGGCATTTCACTTGGGCGATCTTGAGCTTTCAGCGTAGCTACTTTTATCTGgacagaaaaaggaaacagtcataa